A window of the Brassica napus cultivar Da-Ae chromosome A2, Da-Ae, whole genome shotgun sequence genome harbors these coding sequences:
- the LOC106425473 gene encoding abscisic acid 8'-hydroxylase 3 — MDFSGMFLTFFAAALFLCVLWFIVSAVGFRRSSSSKLPLPPGTMGYPYVGETFQLYSQDPNVFFASKQRRYGSVFKTHVLGCPCVMISSPEAAKFVLVTKSHLFKPTFPASKERMLGKQAIFFHQGDYHAKLRKLVLRAFMPDSIRNMVPNIESIAQESLSAWDGTQLNTYQEMKTYTFNVALLSILGKDEIFYREDLKRCYYILEKGYNSMPINLPGTLFHKAMKARKELAHILAKILTKRRQNPSTHKDLLGSFMEDKEGLSDEQIADNIIGVIFAARDTTASVMTWILKYLADNPTVLEAVTEEQMTIRKGKKEGESLTWEDTKKMTLTSRVVQETMRVATILSFTFREAVEDVEYEGYLIPKGWKVLPLFRNIHHNADFFSDPGKFDPSRFEVAPKPNTFMPFGSGIHSCPGNELAKLEISILIHHLTTKYRWSIVGSSDEIQYGPFALPQNGLPIALEQKP; from the exons atggaTTTCTCCGGCATGTTTCTGACTTTCTTCGCGGCGGCTCTGTTTCTTTGTGTACTCTGGTTTATAGTTTCCGCCGTCGGATTCCGCCGTAGCTCCTCCTCGAAACTCCCACTTCCTCCGGGAACAATGGGTTACCCTTACGTCGGCGAAACATTTCAGCTTTACTCACAAGACCCAAATGTCTTCTTCGCTTCAAAACAGAGAAG ATACGGATCGGTGTTCAAGACTCATGTACTGGGATGTCCATGTGTGATGATCTCAAGCCCTGAGGCAGCGAAATTCGTATTGGTCACAAAATCTCATTTGTTTAAACCAACTTTTCCGGCGAGCAAAGAGAGGATGCTTGGGAAACAAGCCATCTTCTTCCACCAAGGAGACTATCATGCTAAACTCAGAAAGCTCGTTTTAAGAGCTTTCATGCCTGATTCAATCAGAAACATGGTCCCTAACATTGAATCAATCGCTCAAGAATCACTCAGTGCTTGGGATGGAACTCAGCTCAACACTTACCAAGAAATGAAAACA TACACTTTCAACGTGGCGTTACTCTCGATACTCGGTAAAGACGAAATCTTTTACAGAGAAGATCTAAAACGATGCTACTACATTCTCGAGAAAGGCTACAACTCGATGCCGATTAATCTCCCGGGAACGCTATTCCACAAAGCCATGAAAGCTCGCAAGGAACTAGCTCACATCCTCGCTAAGATCTTAACGAAGAGAAGACAGAACCCATCAACGCACAAAGATCTTCTCGGATCATTCATGGAAGACAAAGAAGGATTAAGCGACGAGCAAATCGCAGACAACATAATCGGAGTTATCTTCGCGGCAAGAGACACGACCGCGAGTGTGATGACGTGGATCCTTAAGTACTTAGCAGATAATCCAACTGTCCTAGAAGCTGTCACG GAAGAACAAATGACGATAAGGAAAGGGAAGAAAGAAGGAGAGAGTCTCACTTGGGAAGATACAAAGAAGATGACACTAACTTCTAGAGTCGTCCAAGAGACAATGAGAGTTGCTACAATCTTATCTTTCACATTTAGAGAAGCTGTTGAAGATGTTGAATACGAAG GATACTTGATACCAAAGGGATGGAAAGTATTGCCACTATTCAGAAATATTCATCACAATGCTGATTTCTTTTCTGATCCCGGAAAATTTGATCCATCGAGATTCGAAGTTGCGCCAAAACCGAATACATTCATGCCATTTGGGAGTGGGATCCATTCATGTCCGGGCAATGAGTTAGCTAAACTTGAAATCTCCATTCTAATCCATCATCTCACCACTAAATACAG GTGGTCAATCGTGGGATCAAGCGATGAAATTCAGTATGGACCGTTCGCTCTTCCTCAGAATGGATTGCCTATTGCCTTGGAACAAAAACCATAG
- the LOC111212324 gene encoding F-box protein At2g05970-like yields MGVSKMKLSWSELCPDMLRCVYERLSFTDLIRAKSVCSSWHSASRGFLPKRNQNPWLILFPSNGSHDSNGTCLFFVPEDKDKVYKTRDLGVDFARIRCLATYGSWLLMKDNLWNLNVLNPLTGERIDLPALTEPVVPERFRPMLKSSLACLWIDEKTKDYLVVWTMEHFLVFTKRGINKWRGFSSNYVGGTTGYVQMVYDHKAQKLYAHRLCYGDIKIWCFCGDDEPQEVFEAESACLTGFSYRDFLPNRWLKNGFDFEKEAGLFTAEYVNGWINIAITVSGQVLKVSTVVQRSKRWLFRIHQISHVTKKWKEIESLGEEALILDMGITVVAKDIPGIKRNSIYFSGVGDGREDPDNIFVFDLATQNIQRLPQCVFSPIHFSDARWFFPGLRN; encoded by the coding sequence ATGGGCGTAAGCAAGATGAAACTTAGCTGGTCGGAGCTTTGTCCTGATATGCTGCGATGTGTTTATGAACGTCTCAGTTTCACGGATCTAATTCGAGCTAAATCAGTTTGTTCGTCGTGGCACTCAGCTTCGAGAGGCTTCCTCCCTAAACGCAATCAGAATCCATGGCTGATTCTCTTCCCGAGCAATGGCAGCCACGATAGCAATGGTACTTGCTTGTTCTTCGTTCCGGAGGATAAAGACAAAGTCTACAAAACCAGAGATCTTGGTGTTGACTTTGCTCGGATTCGTTGTCTTGCTACTTACGGTAGCTGGCTCTTGATGAAGGACAACCTGTGGAATCTCAACGTTCTGAATCCCTTAACCGGTGAGAGGATTGACTTACCTGCACTTACAGAGCCTGTAGTGCCTGAAAGATTTAGACCAATGTTGAAATCTAGTTTAGCTTGTCTCTGGATTGACGAGAAAACCAAAGATTACCTAGTTGTCTGGACGATGGAGCACTTCCTGGTCTTTACCAAGAGAGGGATTAACAAGTGGCGAGGGTTTTCTTCTAACTACGTGGGAGGGACCACGGGGTATGTACAAATGGTCTACGATCACAAGGCTCAAAAGCTCTATGCCCATCGTCTTTGTTATGGTGACATCAAGATCTGGTGTTTCTGTGGAGATGATGAGCCGCAAGAAGTTTTTGAAGCCGAGTCTGCTTGCCTTACTGGCTTCAGTTATCGCGATTTCCTCCCTAATAGGTGGCTAAAAAATGGTTTTGACTTTGAAAAAGAAGCAGGTTTATTCACGGCTGAGTATGTTAACGGCTGGATAAATATTGCAATCACGGTATCGGGACAAGTCCTCAAGGTATCTACTGTAGTGCAACGCTCCAAGAGATGGCTTTTTCGCATTCACCAGATATCTCATGTGACCAAAAAGTGGAAAGAAATTGAATCTTTGGGAGAGGAAGCATTGATATTAGACATGGGTATCACTGTTGTCGCCAAAGACATCCCAGGGATCAAAAGAAACTCGATCTATTTCAGTGGCGTTGGTGATGGCAGAGAGGACCCGGACAACATTTTTGTCTTTGATCTAGCCACCCAAAACATCCAACGTCTGCCACAGTGTGTTTTTTCTCCCATTCACTTCTCTGATGCTCGATGGTTCTTTCCCGGTTTAAGAAATTAA